In Acholeplasma equirhinis, the following proteins share a genomic window:
- a CDS encoding ribonuclease III domain-containing protein, translating into MIDDKVKNLIEKFSFESDNKYFTEVLYVAKYASKPQAGMSSNMQLKEIENPNRALALIGDRVLKLVLAQEGRKMFDNVEKINDFINSNESNEHLDSLGIIQSSNGYCTENDKVVENKKSDVISIATMIEAIIGSLYLDEYQKYGTFNNVYQFIIKYIITGTRKQGLND; encoded by the coding sequence ATGATAGATGATAAAGTGAAAAATTTGATAGAAAAATTCTCTTTTGAGAGTGACAATAAATACTTTACTGAAGTTCTTTATGTTGCCAAGTATGCATCAAAACCACAAGCAGGTATGTCTAGTAATATGCAGTTAAAGGAAATTGAAAACCCTAATAGAGCATTAGCATTAATAGGCGATAGAGTTCTCAAACTTGTATTGGCTCAAGAAGGCAGAAAAATGTTTGATAATGTAGAGAAAATCAATGACTTTATAAACAGCAATGAATCAAATGAACATCTTGATTCTTTAGGGATTATCCAATCATCAAACGGATATTGTACAGAAAATGATAAAGTAGTCGAAAACAAAAAGTCAGATGTGATTTCAATTGCAACTATGATTGAAGCCATAATTGGATCACTTTATCTTGATGAGTATCAGAAATACGGAACATTTAATAATGTATACCAATTTATAATTAAATATATCATTACTGGTACAAGAAAGCAGGGTTTAAATGATTGA